The DNA window AAGAAGAGTAAAAAGATTAAAAAACTTTTCCGGCAATAATTAATAATCAAAAATCTCTTGTTGACTGAAAAAGAAGTTTATTTCCCGCTGGGGGTCCTCATCCGGTGCTGAAGCATGGACCACATTTTCACCAACCGATGTTCCATAGAGATTTCTGATGGTTCCTGGCGCTGCCTTCTTCGGATCGGTAGCACCAACGACTTCACGCAGTCTTTTTGGTGCATCAGGAGATTTCAAACAGGCAACGACGACCGGTCCGGAAGAGATGAAATCCACCAGCCAGTT is part of the candidate division WOR-3 bacterium genome and encodes:
- the ndk gene encoding nucleoside-diphosphate kinase, with protein sequence MDKTLLIIKPDAVKRNLVGNILKHIVDAGFKIVAMKMVWLTKEQGGRFYEIHKGKEFYNWLVDFISSGPVVVACLKSPDAPKRLREVVGATDPKKAAPGTIRNLYGTSVGENVVHASAPDEDPQREINFFFSQQEIFDY